Within Spinacia oleracea cultivar Varoflay chromosome 4, BTI_SOV_V1, whole genome shotgun sequence, the genomic segment GCTGCCATGTTTGGCAGCAAGGATATCTTAAACTATATCCTTCAAACTAGCCTTGTTGATGTTAATCGGGCTAGCGGGTCTGATGGTGCCACTGCCCTCCACTGTGCAGCAGCTGGTGGGTCGCTCTATTCACATGAGGTGATTAAACTCTTGGTTGAATCATCTGCTAATGTTGACCAAGTTGATGTTCATGGAAATCGACCTTGTGATGTAATCGCTCCTTGTTTCAGTTTCTCCTCGAAATTGAAGAGGAGAACACTTGATATTTTGTTGAATAAGGGCGATGAGGATGAAGATTCTAGTGATCAAACCGAAGAGGGGATACAAGACCTACACCTTGAGGGTTTTTCACCAAAATCCTCAAGTGATGGGAGTGGATCAGAGAGGAAAGAATACCCTATTGATCCTTCTTTGCCTGACATAAAGAATGGAATATATGGAACTGATGAGTTCAGGATGTACACTTTCAAGGTGAAGCCTTGCTCAAGGGCTTACTCTCATGATTGGACTGAGTGTCCTTTTGTACATCCCGGGGAGAACGCGAGGAGGCGGGATCCTCGGAAGTACCATTACAGCTGTGTTCCGTGCCCTGAATTCCGTAAAGGCTCATGTCCTAAAGGAGATGTTTGCGAGTATGCACATGGTATCTTCGAGTGTTGGCTACATCCTGCCCAGTATCGAACTCGTCTTTGCAAAGATGAGATTAGTTGTGCAAGGCGTGTGTGCTTCTTTGCACACAGGCCAGAGGAGCTACGCCCTTTGTATGCCTCAACTGGTTCAGCTGTGCCTTCACCAAGGTCATATTCATCGAGTGGGCCTTCTTTCGATATGGGTTCACTAAGCCCGCTTGCCCTTGGTTCCCCTTCTATGTTGATGCCATCAACTTCCACTCCACCAATGACTCCAACTGGTGCTTCTTCTCCCATCGGAGGGGCAGCTGCTTGGCAGAATCATCTGAATATCACACCACCTCCTGCCTTGCAGCTACCTGGTAGCAGGTTAAAGGCTGCACTAAGTTCCAGAGATCTTGGAATGGAGACTGGTTTACGCAGGCAGCAGTTGCTGGATGAGCTAGCAACTGGGGTGCTGGGAAGGCTTGGTGGTCTCTCGCTCTCCTCACCAACTGGGGTGCAGATTCGCCAGAACATGAACCAACAGCTCCTTTCAAGCTATTCTTCTGGGATGCCTTCCTCTCCTGTGAGGGGT encodes:
- the LOC110792027 gene encoding zinc finger CCCH domain-containing protein 66 isoform X2 — translated: MESEDYKKDTIRDHQTSLPLLELSATNDLSSFKDAVEKEGYDLDEASLWYGRRVGSKKMGFEERTPLMVAAMFGSKDILNYILQTSLVDVNRASGSDGATALHCAAAGGSLYSHEVIKLLVESSANVDQVDVHGNRPCDVIAPCFSFSSKLKRRTLDILLNKGDEDEDSSDQTEEGIQDLHLEGFSPKSSSDGSGSERKEYPIDPSLPDIKNGIYGTDEFRMYTFKVKPCSRAYSHDWTECPFVHPGENARRRDPRKYHYSCVPCPEFRKGSCPKGDVCEYAHGIFECWLHPAQYRTRLCKDEISCARRVCFFAHRPEELRPLYASTGSAVPSPRSYSSSGPSFDMGSLSPLALGSPSMLMPSTSTPPMTPTGASSPIGGAAAWQNHLNITPPPALQLPGSRLKAALSSRDLGMETGLRRQQLLDELATGVLGRLGGLSLSSPTGVQIRQNMNQQLLSSYSSGMPSSPVRGSCSSFGMEPGGGSPISNPRLAAFANRSQSFVDRNAVNRLSGGLASPFSHISDWGSPDGKVDWGVQGDELNKFRKSASFAYRSSNGNNNSMRGPNGEPDVSWVHSLVKDAPPVNSSSTQHVFEEQYSLNSGMLERIPPWVEQLYMEQEPMAA
- the LOC110792027 gene encoding zinc finger CCCH domain-containing protein 66 isoform X1, which gives rise to MCSGSKSKVLTAEEVMESEDYKKDTIRDHQTSLPLLELSATNDLSSFKDAVEKEGYDLDEASLWYGRRVGSKKMGFEERTPLMVAAMFGSKDILNYILQTSLVDVNRASGSDGATALHCAAAGGSLYSHEVIKLLVESSANVDQVDVHGNRPCDVIAPCFSFSSKLKRRTLDILLNKGDEDEDSSDQTEEGIQDLHLEGFSPKSSSDGSGSERKEYPIDPSLPDIKNGIYGTDEFRMYTFKVKPCSRAYSHDWTECPFVHPGENARRRDPRKYHYSCVPCPEFRKGSCPKGDVCEYAHGIFECWLHPAQYRTRLCKDEISCARRVCFFAHRPEELRPLYASTGSAVPSPRSYSSSGPSFDMGSLSPLALGSPSMLMPSTSTPPMTPTGASSPIGGAAAWQNHLNITPPPALQLPGSRLKAALSSRDLGMETGLRRQQLLDELATGVLGRLGGLSLSSPTGVQIRQNMNQQLLSSYSSGMPSSPVRGSCSSFGMEPGGGSPISNPRLAAFANRSQSFVDRNAVNRLSGGLASPFSHISDWGSPDGKVDWGVQGDELNKFRKSASFAYRSSNGNNNSMRGPNGEPDVSWVHSLVKDAPPVNSSSTQHVFEEQYSLNSGMLERIPPWVEQLYMEQEPMAA